The proteins below are encoded in one region of Streptomyces sp. NBC_00490:
- a CDS encoding methyltransferase domain-containing protein encodes MARQLDEQIAGRFPVGQRLRVLDVGMGQGTQALRLARAGHQVTGLEQDATMIAAARESLCAEPEGIRERMRIIEGDGRDTGVHFLPGSFDVVLCHGVLMYVEEPDPLLAGLARMLAQGGLLSLLVRNADALAMRPGLSGDWAGALGAFDTVSYTNRLGLDVRADRLETLTATLAGIGAPLHAWFGVRVFTDTAADAAEIPDDVETLLAAEERAGRTDPYRGVAALLHLCGVRG; translated from the coding sequence GTGGCCCGGCAGCTCGACGAGCAGATAGCCGGGCGCTTCCCGGTGGGTCAGCGGCTGCGGGTGCTCGACGTCGGGATGGGCCAGGGCACCCAGGCACTGCGGCTGGCCCGGGCCGGGCATCAGGTGACCGGGCTCGAGCAGGACGCCACGATGATCGCGGCGGCCCGGGAGTCCCTGTGCGCCGAGCCCGAGGGCATCCGGGAGCGGATGCGGATCATCGAGGGGGACGGCCGGGACACCGGGGTCCACTTCCTGCCGGGCAGTTTCGACGTCGTGCTGTGTCACGGCGTCCTCATGTACGTCGAGGAGCCGGATCCGCTGCTGGCGGGACTGGCGCGGATGCTCGCACAGGGTGGGCTGCTGTCGCTGCTCGTGCGGAACGCGGACGCGCTGGCGATGCGGCCGGGACTGTCGGGCGACTGGGCCGGTGCGCTCGGGGCCTTCGACACCGTGTCGTACACCAACCGCCTCGGGCTCGATGTGCGGGCCGACCGGCTGGAGACGCTGACCGCGACGCTGGCCGGGATCGGGGCACCGCTGCACGCCTGGTTCGGGGTGCGGGTGTTCACGGACACAGCGGCGGACGCGGCGGAGATCCCGGACGACGTGGAGACGCTGCTGGCCGCCGAGGAGCGGGCCGGGCGGACGGACCCCTACCGTGGGGTCGCTGCGCTGCTGCACCTGTGCGGAGTGCGGGGCTGA
- the pspAA gene encoding PspA-associated protein PspAA, which yields MIVRIMGEGQVRLADSHLAELNKLDDELLAEMENGDGPGFRRTFEALLAKVRELGEALPDDALEPSDLILPSPDATLEQVRELLSDDGLIPG from the coding sequence ATGATCGTCAGGATCATGGGGGAGGGGCAGGTGAGACTGGCCGACAGCCACCTCGCCGAGCTGAACAAACTGGACGACGAGTTGCTGGCCGAGATGGAGAACGGCGACGGCCCCGGCTTCCGCCGCACCTTCGAGGCCCTGCTCGCCAAGGTCCGCGAACTGGGCGAGGCGCTGCCGGACGACGCCCTGGAACCCTCGGACCTGATCCTCCCGTCCCCGGACGCCACCCTGGAACAGGTCCGGGAACTGCTCAGCGACGACGGCCTGATCCCGGGCTGA
- a CDS encoding PspA/IM30 family protein, which yields MSGVMKRMGMIFRAKANKALDRAEDPRETLDYSYQKQLELLQKVRRGVADVATSRKRLELQLNQLQSQSSKLEDQGRKALALGREDLAREALSRRAALQQQVTDLETQHSTLQGEEEKLTLAAQRLQAKVDAFRTKKETIKATYTAAQAQTRIGEAFSGISEEMGDVGMAIQRAEDKTAQLQARAGAIDELLASGALDDQSGMHKDDIQAELDRLSGGTDVELELQRMKAELAGGTSGQQAIEGGPGQSQSQQQPQDTPRFDKQ from the coding sequence ATGAGCGGTGTCATGAAGCGTATGGGGATGATCTTCCGCGCGAAGGCGAACAAGGCCCTTGACCGGGCCGAGGACCCGCGCGAAACCCTCGATTACTCCTACCAGAAACAGCTGGAGCTGCTCCAGAAGGTGCGCCGAGGCGTGGCGGACGTCGCCACGTCCCGCAAGCGCCTGGAGCTTCAGCTCAACCAGCTGCAGTCGCAGTCGTCCAAGCTGGAGGACCAGGGCCGCAAGGCGCTCGCGCTGGGCCGTGAGGACCTGGCCCGCGAGGCGCTCTCCCGCCGTGCCGCCCTCCAGCAGCAGGTGACGGACCTGGAGACCCAGCACTCCACGCTCCAGGGCGAGGAGGAGAAGCTCACCCTGGCGGCCCAGCGGCTCCAGGCCAAGGTCGACGCCTTCCGTACGAAGAAGGAGACGATCAAGGCGACGTACACCGCGGCCCAGGCGCAGACCCGCATCGGCGAGGCCTTCTCCGGCATCTCCGAGGAGATGGGCGACGTCGGCATGGCGATCCAGCGTGCCGAGGACAAGACGGCGCAGCTCCAGGCGCGGGCCGGTGCGATCGACGAGCTGCTCGCCTCCGGCGCCCTCGACGACCAGTCCGGCATGCACAAGGACGACATCCAGGCCGAGCTGGACCGGCTCTCCGGTGGTACGGATGTAGAGCTGGAACTGCAGCGCATGAAGGCGGAGCTGGCCGGAGGCACGAGCGGTCAGCAGGCCATCGAGGGTGGCCCGGGCCAGTCGCAGTCCCAGCAGCAGCCGCAGGACACCCCACGCTTCGACAAGCAGTAG
- a CDS encoding bifunctional adenosylcobinamide kinase/adenosylcobinamide-phosphate guanylyltransferase, whose translation MELTLLGTGAPAGLPRPDCPCAACAAALGPDARAATAVVVDGALLLDLTPGAVFAAARAGQSLGQVRQVLLSHPHNGPAMEVPAGLPQPGRVPDGRELALLTGHRVRAVAMDAPGTGYAVTGPDGQRLLYLPPGGAPAGLEENGKDGYDMVLADVVGRPDALAKLRAVGAMGPATDVIAVHLDHDVPPGAELRRRLAAAGARAVPDGTTLTVGVYEDVPDVPRRTLVLGGARSGKSVEAERRLEAFPDVLYVATGGTRGGDGEWAARVATHRDRRPGSWRTAETCDLVPLLADDGPPLLIDCLSLWLTDAMDAVGAWDDAVWADGGERALRERVRELTDAVRATRRTVVTVSNEVGSGIVPATASGRRYRDELGRLNAAFAGECEHVVLVVAGQAVVLRG comes from the coding sequence GTGGAACTCACTCTCCTCGGTACCGGTGCCCCCGCAGGCCTTCCCCGACCCGACTGTCCCTGTGCCGCCTGTGCGGCCGCGCTCGGTCCCGATGCGCGGGCCGCCACCGCGGTGGTCGTCGACGGGGCGCTGTTGCTCGATCTGACGCCCGGCGCGGTGTTCGCGGCGGCCCGGGCGGGGCAGTCGTTGGGGCAGGTGCGGCAGGTGCTGTTGTCGCATCCGCACAACGGGCCCGCCATGGAGGTGCCGGCCGGGCTGCCGCAGCCGGGGCGGGTGCCGGACGGGCGGGAGTTGGCGCTGCTGACGGGGCATCGGGTGCGGGCGGTGGCGATGGACGCGCCCGGCACCGGGTACGCGGTGACCGGCCCTGACGGGCAGCGGCTGCTCTATCTGCCGCCCGGGGGCGCTCCGGCGGGACTGGAGGAGAACGGCAAGGACGGCTACGACATGGTCCTCGCCGATGTCGTGGGGCGGCCGGACGCGCTCGCCAAGCTGCGCGCGGTCGGTGCGATGGGACCGGCCACCGATGTCATCGCCGTCCATCTCGACCACGACGTACCGCCCGGCGCAGAGTTGCGGCGACGGCTCGCGGCGGCGGGAGCGCGCGCCGTGCCCGACGGGACGACGCTGACCGTCGGCGTCTACGAGGACGTACCGGACGTGCCGCGGCGGACGTTGGTGCTGGGCGGGGCGCGGTCCGGGAAGTCGGTGGAGGCGGAGCGCAGGCTGGAGGCGTTCCCGGACGTCCTGTACGTCGCCACCGGCGGGACGCGCGGCGGGGACGGCGAGTGGGCCGCACGCGTGGCCACGCACCGCGACCGGCGGCCCGGGTCCTGGCGTACGGCCGAGACCTGCGACCTCGTGCCGCTGCTCGCCGACGACGGGCCTCCGCTGCTGATCGACTGCTTGTCGCTGTGGCTGACGGACGCGATGGACGCCGTCGGGGCGTGGGACGACGCGGTGTGGGCCGACGGCGGGGAGCGGGCGCTGCGGGAGCGGGTGCGGGAGCTGACGGACGCGGTGCGGGCGACCCGCCGGACCGTCGTCACCGTGTCGAACGAGGTGGGGTCGGGGATCGTGCCGGCCACGGCCTCCGGGCGGCGCTACCGGGACGAACTCGGGCGGCTCAACGCGGCGTTCGCCGGTGAGTGCGAGCACGTGGTGCTGGTGGTGGCCGGGCAGGCGGTGGTCCTACGGGGCTGA
- a CDS encoding class I SAM-dependent methyltransferase, producing MKRLRTRVSDLDRRRRHRSTARAILRLLPEPESWLDVGTGDARFPEAAKELFPYTSFDGVDPTARVEQAREAERVEEAYVGSLTDERIATGLRARYDVVTLLRPPDPAGELRAALAALRPGGYLLLEGVDAPAEELRTELESHGCTILPPRNRRPRPWTTYRVIAHKEPSAP from the coding sequence ATGAAACGCCTGCGCACCCGTGTCAGCGACCTCGACCGCAGACGCCGCCACCGCTCGACGGCACGCGCGATCCTGCGGCTCCTCCCCGAACCCGAGAGCTGGCTGGACGTGGGCACGGGCGACGCCCGTTTCCCCGAGGCGGCCAAGGAGCTCTTCCCGTACACCTCTTTCGACGGCGTCGACCCGACCGCCCGCGTGGAACAGGCCCGTGAGGCCGAGCGGGTGGAGGAGGCGTACGTCGGCAGCCTGACGGACGAGCGGATCGCGACCGGCCTGCGGGCCCGCTACGACGTCGTCACCCTCCTCCGGCCCCCGGACCCCGCGGGCGAACTCCGCGCCGCCCTCGCGGCCCTGCGCCCCGGCGGCTACCTCCTCCTGGAGGGCGTGGACGCCCCCGCCGAGGAACTCCGCACGGAACTGGAATCCCACGGCTGCACGATCCTCCCGCCGAGGAACCGCCGTCCCCGCCCCTGGACGACGTACCGCGTGATCGCCCACAAGGAGCCCTCAGCCCCGTAG
- a CDS encoding DUF3043 domain-containing protein — protein MTTGVAGSFPSGLGSNPGHPLPLGFVFRSRSTKDEKAAPADKAQVTDSSQIRHPEAKKGRPTPKRSQAQSQRRSVANTSMTRKDAAKRQREDRRAQLEKQRQALAGGDERYLPARDKGPVRKFARDFIDSRFNVAEFFLPMAVVILVLSMVQVGALQSIALLLWLVVIVLIVLDSVLTGIRLKKRLAERFPDQSKKGAVAYALMRSLQMRRLRLPKPQVKRGERP, from the coding sequence ATGACGACTGGTGTTGCCGGATCGTTCCCCAGCGGGCTGGGGTCCAACCCCGGACACCCCTTACCCTTGGGTTTTGTGTTCCGTAGCCGTTCCACCAAGGACGAGAAGGCCGCCCCCGCCGACAAGGCGCAGGTGACCGACTCCAGTCAGATCCGCCACCCCGAGGCGAAGAAGGGCCGCCCCACTCCCAAGCGGAGTCAGGCCCAGTCGCAGCGTCGCAGCGTGGCCAATACGTCGATGACGCGCAAGGACGCCGCCAAGCGCCAGCGCGAGGATCGTCGTGCGCAGCTGGAGAAGCAGCGCCAGGCGCTGGCGGGGGGCGACGAGCGGTACCTGCCGGCCCGCGACAAGGGCCCGGTCCGCAAGTTCGCCCGCGACTTCATCGACTCGCGGTTCAACGTGGCGGAGTTCTTCCTGCCGATGGCCGTGGTCATCCTCGTGCTGAGCATGGTGCAGGTGGGCGCGTTGCAGAGCATCGCGCTGCTGCTGTGGCTCGTCGTGATCGTGCTCATCGTGCTCGACTCGGTCCTGACGGGCATCCGTCTGAAGAAGCGGCTCGCCGAGCGCTTCCCGGACCAGTCCAAGAAGGGCGCGGTGGCCTACGCCCTCATGCGGTCCCTCCAGATGCGTCGGCTCCGGCTGCCCAAGCCGCAGGTCAAGCGCGGAGAGCGGCCCTGA
- the cobT gene encoding nicotinate-nucleotide--dimethylbenzimidazole phosphoribosyltransferase — protein MSSLNLDDFTDLIERPDGGVRRDAEARRERQIVPPGSLGRLDDLGEWLSAAQSAVPVRPIEQPRVVLFAGDHGIAELGVSARPAGSAGELVREVLEGGRPVSVLARRLGVPVRIVDLALDCDPESLPGEVVRHRVRRGSGRIDIEDALTLEEAEAAFRAGVAVADEEADSGTDLVVLGDVSVGGTTAAGVLVAALCGTDASVVTGRGGLAIDDLAWMRKCAAIRDALRRARPVLGDQLQLLATVGGADLAAITGFLLQSAVRKLPVVLDGVVVAACALVGQRIAFRAPDWWLAAHDSGEPGQAKALDRMALEPLLEHGVTVGEGAGGLLALPLVQAAAALAAELPEKPEPVEADAEEPEKEE, from the coding sequence ATGAGCTCGCTTAATCTCGACGACTTCACCGATCTGATCGAGCGCCCCGACGGTGGGGTGCGCCGCGACGCCGAGGCGCGCCGGGAACGTCAGATCGTGCCGCCCGGGTCGCTGGGCCGCCTGGACGATTTGGGTGAGTGGCTGTCGGCGGCACAGTCCGCCGTTCCGGTACGGCCGATCGAACAGCCGCGGGTGGTTCTCTTCGCCGGTGACCACGGCATCGCCGAGCTCGGTGTCTCGGCCCGGCCGGCGGGCAGCGCCGGGGAGTTGGTGCGCGAGGTTCTGGAGGGCGGGCGGCCGGTGTCCGTGCTCGCGCGGCGGCTCGGGGTGCCGGTGCGGATCGTCGACCTGGCGCTGGACTGCGATCCGGAGTCGCTGCCCGGCGAGGTCGTACGGCATCGGGTGCGGCGCGGCAGCGGCCGTATCGACATCGAGGACGCGCTGACCCTGGAGGAGGCGGAGGCCGCCTTCCGGGCCGGGGTCGCGGTGGCCGACGAGGAGGCCGACTCCGGTACGGATCTGGTGGTGCTCGGCGATGTGAGCGTCGGCGGGACCACGGCGGCGGGTGTGCTGGTCGCCGCGTTGTGCGGGACCGACGCGTCCGTGGTGACCGGGCGCGGTGGGCTGGCCATCGACGACCTCGCCTGGATGCGCAAGTGCGCGGCGATCCGTGACGCGCTGCGGCGGGCCCGCCCGGTGCTCGGGGACCAGCTGCAGTTGCTGGCGACGGTGGGCGGGGCCGATCTCGCGGCGATCACCGGGTTCCTGCTGCAGAGCGCGGTGCGCAAGCTGCCGGTCGTGCTCGACGGGGTCGTGGTGGCCGCCTGTGCGCTGGTCGGGCAGCGGATCGCCTTCCGGGCGCCGGACTGGTGGCTGGCCGCGCACGACAGCGGGGAGCCGGGGCAGGCGAAGGCGCTGGACCGGATGGCGCTGGAGCCGCTGCTGGAGCACGGGGTGACGGTCGGGGAGGGCGCCGGCGGACTGCTGGCACTGCCGCTGGTGCAGGCCGCGGCGGCGCTGGCCGCGGAGCTGCCCGAGAAGCCGGAGCCTGTCGAGGCGGATGCCGAGGAGCCGGAGAAAGAGGAGTAG